In Macadamia integrifolia cultivar HAES 741 chromosome 13, SCU_Mint_v3, whole genome shotgun sequence, one DNA window encodes the following:
- the LOC122059869 gene encoding receptor-like protein 7: MGILPFAHLLLILSFFFFLLLLLLPQIQAAQESHICQHEQKSALLQFQQEFITDNISFSSWEPETDCCSWDGVTCNVTIGYVIGLDLSSDPYLFSYKLSGPIYSNSSLFGLHHLQRLNLAYKDFKLAPIPSEFDRLPSLTHLDLSHSNFYGQIPWEFSRLTRLVSLDLSYFSDYAKLERPNLKELIQNLTSLVELYLDGVDLSSPSPTQGSSDHWSQVLPQSLPNLRALSLINCGLSSPIHPSFSQLVFLEELRFDENYNLSLEVPNFLPANFSHLKTLSLRDCGLYGEFPNSLFRLPNLEILDVSINLLLNGQLPDFPLNNAFQYISLYRTNFSGAIPDSIRNLRFLKTLRLGDLQLGGCHFSRLVSPFLTNLTQLTELDLSHNSFTGSVPVFNKDNVPNLTKLFLSNNLLDGTIHSSLFTLPSLYELDLSNNQLTGRLDQLFHNSSLSSSSLEFMDLSGNKLNGQIPKSISQFSSLQSLYLSSNDFSGTVKLEDMFGNLEDLFFLDLSNNNLLSLEFGNTSSSFRPQLYELRLGSCHIKEFPNFLRTQEHLWELDLSNNQIQGHVPSWIWKEGLFYLNLSYNSLNTLERPLLLNFDSSSLSTLDLRNNKLKGSLQIPASSVTFF, encoded by the coding sequence ATGGGAATTCTCCCCTTCGCTCATCTTCTCCTTATcttgagcttcttcttcttcctcctactATTGCTTTTGCCTCAGATCCAAGCAGCTCAAGAAAGCCATATTTGCCAACATGAACAGAAATCTGCTCTCTTGCAATTCCAACAAGAGTTCATCACAGACAACATTTCCTTCAGTTCATGGGAACCAGAAACAGATTGTTGCTCATGGGATGGCGTCACTTGCAACGTCACCATTGGTTATGTGATTGGTCTCGACTTGAGCTCTGATCCCTACTTGTTCAGTTACAAGCTTTCAGGACCTATCTATTCCAACAGCAGCCTCTTtggcctccatcatctccaaaggCTCAACCTTGCTTACAAGGACTTCAAGTTGGCTCCTATCCCATCTGAGTTTGATCGTCTTCCAAGCTTGACACATCTCGACCTCTCCCATTCCAATTTCTACGGCCAGATACCCTGGGAATTCTCACGCCTAACAAGGTTGGTTTCTCTTGATCTCTCCTACTTCTCTGATTATGCAAAACTGGAAAGACCAAACCTTAAGGAGTTGATCCAGAATCTGACATCTCTTGTGGAACTATACCTTGATGGTGTAGACCTCTCTAGTCCTAGTCCTACACAGGGAAGCAGCGATCATTGGTCTCAGGTCTTGCCGCAGTCTCTTCCCAACCTCCGTGCATTGAGTTTGATTAACTGTGGTCTTTCAAGTCCCATTCACCCTTCTTTCTCGCAGCTTGTCTTCCTCGAGGAGCTCCGATTTGATGAAAACTATAATCTTTCTCTTGAAGTACCCAACTTCTTACCCGCCAATTTCTCTCATTTGAAGACTCTTAGTCTAAGAGATTGTGGATTGTATGGAGAGTTCCCCAACAGTCTTTTTCGGCTACCCAATCTTGAGATCCTTGATGTGTCAATCAATCTTCTCCTAAATGGTCAATTGCCAGATTTTCCACTTAACAATGCCTTTCAGTACATATCGCTCTATCGGACAAACTTTTCAGGAGCGATTCCAGATTCTATTCGAAATCTTAGGTTTTTGAAAACATTACGACTTGGTGATTTACAACTTGGTGGTTGTCATTTCTCCAGATTGGTTTCACCTTTTTTAACCAATCTCACCCAACTAACTGAGCTAGACCTTTCCCACAATAGTTTTACCGGTTCAGTCCCTGTGTTTAATAAAGACAACGTTCCAAATCTTACAAAATTGTTTTTGTCTAACAATCTTCTTGACGGGACAATCCATTCTTCTCTATTTACACTCCCATCATTGTACGAATTAGATCTATCCAATAATCAGCTTACTGGTCGACTTGATCAGTTGTTTCATAATTCATctctttcatcatcatcattggaaTTCATGGATTTGAGTGGAAACAAATTGAATGGACAAATACCAAAATCAATTTCTCAATTCTCAAGTCTTCAGTCCCTCTATCTGAGCTCCAACGATTTTAGTGGCACTGTAAAGCTGGAGGACATGTTTGGGAACCTTGAggaccttttttttcttgacctGTCAAACAACAACCTATTGTCACTTGAATTTGGCAACACTAGTTCTTCTTTTCGTCCTCAGCTTTACGAATTGCGGTTGGGATCTTGCCACATCAAAGAATTCCCCAACTTTTTGAGAACTCAAGAGCATTTGTGGGAATTAGACCTTTCAAACAACCAAATCCAAGGACATGTACCAAGTTGGATATGGAAGGaaggtttattttatttgaatctTTCATACAACTCTCTAAATACTTTGGAGCGACCACTACTCCTAAATTTTGACTCAAGTAGCTTAAGTACTCTAGATCTCCGCAACAACAAGCTAAAAGGGTCTCTTCAAATTCCCGCATCATCTGTCACATTCTTTTGA
- the LOC122059669 gene encoding receptor-like protein 33, whose product MMFKKGNNSKPQYIGDFYYRDSVTIMNKGLEMELVRILTIYTALDLSNNRFQGEIPKVIGELTSLVVLNMSQNDLVGQIPSSMGNMAELESLDLSQNKLSGQIPRQLANLTFLAFLNLSQNHLEGPIPRGNQLETFSNTSYNANPGLCGFPLSRKCRATSDDMPPQGPQGERSTNDSKFDWKFMLMGYGCGMVIGFVIGYIIFKDEWIIRIFRLAPIGRRRKFKGGRLRG is encoded by the coding sequence ATGATGTTTAAAAAAGGGAACAACTCGAAACCACAATATATTGGAGATTTCTACTACAGAGACTCTGTGACAATCATGAACAAAGGTCTAGAAATGGAGCTAGTGAGGATCTTGACCATCTACACAGCTCTCGATCTATCCAACAATAGATTCCAGGGGGAGATTCCAAAAGTGATTGGAGAGCTTACATCTCTTGTGGTTCTAAACATGTCTCAAAATGACCTAGTAGGCCAAATCCCATCATCGATGGGAAACATGGCAGAGCTGGAGTCATTGGATCTCTCACAAAACAAGCTCTCGGGCCAGATCCCTCGACAACTCGCTAATCTtacctttcttgcattcttaaACCTCTCCCAAAATCATCTTGAGGGGCCTATACCACGAGGCAATCAATTGGAGACGTTTTCAAACACTTCTTACAATGCAAATCCAGGATTATGTGGTTTTCCCTTATCAAGGAAATGCAGAGCTACCAGTGATGATATGCCACCACAAGGTCCACAAGGGGAGAGATCAACAAATGACTCCAAATTTGATTGGAAATTCATGTTGATGGGTTATGGATGCGGTATGGTAATTGGATTTGTCATAGGATATATCATTTTCAAAGATGAGTGGATAATAAGGATTTTTAGATTGGCACCAATTGGGCGACGGAGAAAGTTCAAGGGAGGAAGAttgagaggatga